GTTCGCTGGTGAATCACCTCGAATCATACACTACGCACGCCCGGAACTTTGATCGTCGCCGCTGATCTGTGAAGTAAATCGTGCGACCCCGCCTCAGCTCGGCAGGTCGATTCTCTTTACAGGTCGCTCCAAACCTGTTTGCCGGGATGCCGACCGGATTCTTTGATGCCGGTACGCTAGCGCAAGTTGCAAACCCGCAGCCAGCGTTGTCGTCGCATCGCCCCAAGTGAATCAGCAGCCCTCTCGCCACAAGCAAACTCTTCTCAAGAGGTGCTGGGCGAGAATCCCTGCTGACCATCGGCAGCTACGAACTCCCTCTCCCGTCGATCGCTGGCGAAATTTGTCGCCTCGTATCGATGCCGCACGGATTCGCATCAGCATACGCGCGAGATCGATCTTTTGCCTCTGGCTGCTCGAGTTTAGCTCCGCATGCCAAGCAAATCATCTCGAGGGTGCAGGACGCAGGAAAAGATAGGATGTGACTGTGAAGGTTCGCGTCGAAAAGCAAATCGGCAATCACACGTTTTCGTTTGAAACTGGTTATCTCGCGAAGCAAGCTGCTGCGGCAGTGCTTTGCCAATATGGCGATACCGTCGTGATGAACGCGGCTGCCTCGGGCCCTGGCCGCCCCGGTATCGACTTCTTCCCGCTCACTTGCGACTATCGCGAGCGAACTGCTGCTGCGGGTAAATTCCCCGGCGGTTTTATCAAGCGTGAAGGTCGCCCCACTACCAAAGAAACCCTCACTTCGCGATTGGTCGACCGACCGATTCGCCCGCTGTTCCCCAAGGGATTCCGCGACGAAGTGCAAATCCAGAGCATCGTGCTCTCGAGCGACAAGCAAAACGATGGTGACGTGCTCGCCATGAACGGAGCCGGTTGTGCTCTGTTCATTTCGGCCCTCCCATTCAATGGCCCGATCGCGTCGGTTCGGGTCGGCCGCATCAATGGTCAGTTCGTTGCGTTCCCTACGCACGATGATCTTGAAACCAGCGATCTCGACCTGATCGTCTCGGGCAGCGAACGCGAAGTCGCCATGATCGAAGGCTTCGCCCGCGAACTCCCCGAAAACGACATGTTCGAAGCGATCCTGTTCGCTCACAACGTGATCCGCGACATCTGCGCTTTGCAGCGTGAATTCGCGGCCAAAATCGGGGTCAATAAAGAGCCCTTCCCAGCCCCAGCTCCTGATGAACTCTTTGAACGCCTCAAGAGTCGCTTCTTCGAAGAGCTCAAGACGGCTCGTCAAACCGTGGGCAAGCATGCTCGCGCTGAAGCTGTGAAGGCCGTGAAGAACGCAGCTATCGCTGAGTTCATTCCCGACCCAACCGCTCCCGACGCCATCAAGCCTGAAGTGCTGAAAACCGTCTTCCACGACCTGGAAGAACTGGCTGTGCGCAGCTTGATCCTCAGCGGCATTCGCTCGGATGGCCGCGACAATCGCACCCTCCGCAACATCGAATGCGAAGTCGACGTTCTCCCACGCGTGCACGGCTCGGCTGTGTTTCAACGTGGCGAAACCCAGGCCCTCATCACCATTACGCTCGGCACCGCCAAGGACGAGCAGCGGGTGGATGGCCTGTTCGACGAGTATGCCAAGAAGTTCATGCTCGACTACAACTTCCCCTCGTTCAGCGTCGGTGAAGTGCGTCCGATTCGTGGTCCTGGTCGCCGCGAAATTGGTCACGGAGCTTTGGCCGAACGTAGCGTGAATCCAGTGCTTCCCGCACCGGAAGAATTCCCCTACACGATTCGCGTCATCAGCGACATCATGGAAAGCAACGGCAGCTCGTCGATGGCGAGTGTTTGCGGTGCGACTCTCGGTCTGATGGCTGCCGGTGTTCCGATCAGCAATCCAGTCGCCGGTATCTCGGTTGGCCTGGTGCGCGAGAGCGAACAGAACTGGGTGCTGCTCACCGACATCATTGGCGACGAAGATCACTTCGGCGACATGGATTTCAAAATCGCCGGAACGCAAAACGGCATCACCGGCATCCAGCTCGATCTGAAGGTCGAAGGGATCAGCACCGACATCATTCGTGCTACTTTCGAACAATCGCGCGAAGCTCGCATCCAAATCTTGCGTAAGATGCTCACCGTGATTCCTCGTCCGAAAGACGAAATCTCGCCATGGGCACCACGCCTCATCCGTACGCAAATCGATCCCGAAAAGATCGGCATGCTCATCGGTCCTGGCGGCAAGATGATTCGTGGCATTCAAGAGGCTACGGGCTGCGTGATCGAAGTCGACGACAGCGGCGTGGTGACGATTGCCAGCTCGAACCGCGAATGGGCTGAAGCAGCTCTCGCGCAGGTCGAAGCTGTCACCGCCACGGTGCAGATCGGCAAGATCTACAACGGTCGCATCACCAGCATCAAGGACTTCGGCGCGTTTGTC
This window of the Pirellula staleyi DSM 6068 genome carries:
- a CDS encoding polyribonucleotide nucleotidyltransferase, producing the protein MKVRVEKQIGNHTFSFETGYLAKQAAAAVLCQYGDTVVMNAAASGPGRPGIDFFPLTCDYRERTAAAGKFPGGFIKREGRPTTKETLTSRLVDRPIRPLFPKGFRDEVQIQSIVLSSDKQNDGDVLAMNGAGCALFISALPFNGPIASVRVGRINGQFVAFPTHDDLETSDLDLIVSGSEREVAMIEGFARELPENDMFEAILFAHNVIRDICALQREFAAKIGVNKEPFPAPAPDELFERLKSRFFEELKTARQTVGKHARAEAVKAVKNAAIAEFIPDPTAPDAIKPEVLKTVFHDLEELAVRSLILSGIRSDGRDNRTLRNIECEVDVLPRVHGSAVFQRGETQALITITLGTAKDEQRVDGLFDEYAKKFMLDYNFPSFSVGEVRPIRGPGRREIGHGALAERSVNPVLPAPEEFPYTIRVISDIMESNGSSSMASVCGATLGLMAAGVPISNPVAGISVGLVRESEQNWVLLTDIIGDEDHFGDMDFKIAGTQNGITGIQLDLKVEGISTDIIRATFEQSREARIQILRKMLTVIPRPKDEISPWAPRLIRTQIDPEKIGMLIGPGGKMIRGIQEATGCVIEVDDSGVVTIASSNREWAEAALAQVEAVTATVQIGKIYNGRITSIKDFGAFVEIIPGRDGLVHISELSGGFVSSVAEVCRVGDEMKVLVIDVDEHDRVKLSRRKAHEELGLPDELVPHGQPIPEGGDRGGDRGGRGGGGRGGDRGGRGGGGGGRGGRR